Proteins co-encoded in one Sediminispirochaeta bajacaliforniensis DSM 16054 genomic window:
- a CDS encoding ankyrin repeat domain-containing protein, with amino-acid sequence MVELQRGAAVALLLLCFSGWGFSLPENHRPSPLSMEELSQAIVQVHDRYEIPYPPLADITLLYDGARVRAWIEACNEGKALPMPHRWFTGEGTGFSSMIYMSCVSFLTEKGWALAESAFGKRLGNDSVNERNRAILNAFLAIDNQEDMKKAVPRFFPFPTFLKRRGLGDGVSILLPDVAWKLLPSGSTPLARTLVYGDEGFLRGLGYDRKRVGPGYDIRRDPIAMASCIKVRMEKAVNGNDTYLPLRPGMPFAIAKKVAVGDFFADTIWFQPFFSAPDGVETGAEGRLYLKQGDQLFVVSLFSMVDSSHPAADGDLLLGEASSLLSTLQFPAEDTLLDSHRLAVLSELLHVGDVSLLRLELQTIVRETGSIHFPDSHGEPFWHKIFLDFDRDDPRREALLKLFISLGVNPDASGPSGKRAVDYAVEQGDARLLEDVLLARAHGDYLTKDGSTPLIEAASGGDVWCVLTLLRAGVNVDLPDIRGRSALHWAARHDYLAVAKLLLEKGASPENRDIAGKSPLDLSPVFQDMRRSPLFVMVQKFCGSPTWAKVQPEEQ; translated from the coding sequence ATGGTTGAGCTGCAAAGAGGGGCTGCCGTGGCGCTCCTTCTTCTTTGCTTTTCCGGCTGGGGCTTTTCGCTTCCCGAGAATCATCGTCCCTCTCCCTTGTCGATGGAGGAACTATCTCAAGCTATAGTACAGGTGCATGACCGCTATGAGATTCCCTATCCGCCCCTTGCCGACATAACCCTTCTCTACGATGGGGCCCGTGTCCGCGCCTGGATTGAGGCCTGTAATGAGGGGAAGGCCCTTCCCATGCCGCATCGCTGGTTTACCGGGGAGGGAACCGGATTTTCCTCAATGATCTATATGTCGTGTGTCTCCTTTCTCACTGAGAAGGGGTGGGCACTTGCCGAATCCGCCTTTGGAAAAAGGTTGGGTAATGATTCTGTTAACGAAAGAAATAGGGCGATCCTAAACGCCTTTCTTGCGATTGACAACCAGGAAGACATGAAAAAGGCGGTGCCTCGCTTTTTCCCCTTTCCCACCTTTCTAAAACGACGTGGACTGGGGGACGGCGTTTCGATTCTTCTGCCCGATGTTGCCTGGAAGCTCCTGCCTTCAGGATCGACCCCCTTGGCTCGGACCTTGGTATATGGGGATGAGGGATTTCTTCGGGGGCTGGGATATGATCGAAAACGGGTCGGTCCGGGCTATGATATTCGTCGGGACCCGATTGCCATGGCAAGCTGTATCAAGGTCCGTATGGAGAAGGCGGTCAATGGAAACGATACCTATCTTCCTCTGCGACCGGGAATGCCGTTTGCCATTGCAAAAAAGGTCGCCGTGGGAGATTTCTTTGCCGATACTATCTGGTTTCAGCCCTTTTTCTCTGCTCCCGATGGTGTAGAGACCGGCGCAGAAGGTCGTCTTTATCTCAAACAGGGGGATCAGCTTTTCGTTGTATCGCTTTTCTCCATGGTCGATTCCTCTCATCCCGCAGCAGATGGGGACCTCCTGTTGGGCGAAGCGTCTTCTCTCCTCTCCACCCTACAATTTCCAGCGGAGGATACTCTTCTAGACTCCCACCGTTTGGCAGTTCTTTCTGAGTTGCTCCATGTTGGAGATGTATCGCTATTACGACTGGAACTCCAAACTATCGTAAGAGAGACCGGTAGCATTCACTTCCCCGACTCTCATGGCGAACCCTTTTGGCATAAGATATTTCTCGATTTCGATCGGGATGATCCGCGGCGGGAAGCGCTGTTGAAGCTTTTTATTTCTCTTGGGGTAAATCCCGATGCCTCTGGTCCTTCGGGAAAACGGGCCGTCGACTATGCTGTTGAGCAGGGGGATGCTCGACTGCTGGAGGATGTACTGCTTGCACGGGCCCATGGGGATTACCTGACCAAGGATGGTTCCACTCCATTAATTGAGGCCGCTTCAGGTGGTGATGTCTGGTGTGTTCTTACCCTGCTTCGGGCCGGAGTGAATGTGGATTTGCCGGATATACGGGGAAGGAGTGCCCTTCATTGGGCGGCACGGCATGATTACCTTGCTGTTGCGAAATTGCTGTTGGAAAAGGGGGCCTCTCCCGAAAACCGGGATATTGCAGGCAAGAGTCCTCTTGACCTCTCTCCTGTCTTTCAGGATATGAGGCGTTCGCCCTTGTTTGTTATGGTCCAGAAGTTTTGCGGCAGCCCGACATGGGCAAAGGTACAGCCCGAAGAGCAATGA